A single Bacillus sp. HMF5848 DNA region contains:
- the rsmH gene encoding 16S rRNA (cytosine(1402)-N(4))-methyltransferase RsmH, whose amino-acid sequence MFNHTTVLLHEAVDGLNIVKDGVYVDCTFGGGGHSSEILRHLKNGGKLYAFDQDEMAIMQSKALSERYGDSFTLIKSNFRYLHEKLEEQGVTAVDGILFDLGVSSPQLDTPERGFSYHHDAPLDMRMDTDSPLTAYEVVNEWSYEKLVRIFFQYGEEKFSKQIARKIEAERTKKPIESTGELVELIKEAIPAPARRTGGHPAKRVFQAIRIAVNDELQAFEEAIEKAISILKPGGRICVITFHSLEDRICKVAFKKASEGPALPPGLPVIPEEYKPKLKLITRKPILPSEAEVTENNRARSAKLRVAEKN is encoded by the coding sequence ATGTTTAATCATACAACAGTATTATTACATGAAGCTGTAGACGGTCTAAATATTGTTAAAGATGGTGTGTATGTAGATTGTACTTTTGGTGGCGGTGGTCACAGTAGTGAGATACTGCGTCATCTGAAAAATGGAGGTAAGCTTTATGCCTTCGACCAAGACGAGATGGCAATCATGCAATCAAAGGCGTTATCTGAGCGATATGGGGATTCTTTTACATTAATTAAAAGTAATTTTAGATATTTACATGAAAAACTAGAGGAACAAGGTGTTACTGCTGTAGATGGAATATTATTTGATTTAGGAGTTTCTTCTCCCCAGCTTGATACCCCTGAAAGAGGATTTAGTTACCATCATGATGCACCGCTCGATATGAGAATGGACACAGATTCGCCTTTAACTGCTTATGAAGTTGTTAATGAATGGTCGTATGAGAAGCTTGTCAGGATTTTCTTTCAGTACGGTGAAGAAAAGTTCTCAAAGCAAATAGCACGAAAAATCGAAGCAGAGCGGACAAAGAAGCCAATTGAAAGTACGGGTGAGCTTGTTGAGTTAATTAAAGAGGCGATTCCAGCACCAGCACGACGTACTGGTGGTCATCCGGCTAAGCGCGTTTTCCAAGCCATTCGCATTGCTGTAAATGATGAGCTCCAAGCGTTTGAAGAAGCTATCGAGAAAGCTATATCGATATTGAAGCCTGGAGGACGTATTTGTGTTATCACGTTTCACTCTTTAGAAGATCGAATTTGTAAGGTTGCGTTTAAAAAGGCTAGTGAAGGTCCGGCCTTGCCTCCTGGACTACCGGTTATTCCGGAAGAATATAAACCTAAATTAAAGCTAATAACAAGAAAGCCAATTTTACCTAGTGAGGCAGAGGTAACAGAAAATAATCGTGCTCGTTCTGCTAAGCTACGAGTAGCTGAGAAAAATTAA
- the ftsL gene encoding cell division protein FtsL — MSNLARRYYQEQQPKQPTITPQPKKKRVRVKKIKYSAAEKLMCFVLISFVFLFSVKIVSNWAYIYNVNTEIHNLQQSIHNKQKYNDDLSVQVSELSTYERIWTIAAEMGLSLNENNVKVVEN, encoded by the coding sequence TTGAGTAACTTAGCCAGACGGTATTATCAAGAACAACAACCTAAACAACCAACAATAACGCCACAGCCAAAGAAAAAGCGAGTACGTGTTAAGAAAATTAAGTATTCAGCAGCCGAAAAACTAATGTGTTTTGTATTAATTAGTTTTGTATTCCTTTTTTCAGTTAAGATTGTTTCAAACTGGGCTTACATATATAATGTAAATACGGAGATACACAATCTACAGCAATCCATTCATAATAAACAAAAATATAACGATGATTTATCAGTACAAGTGAGTGAATTAAGTACTTATGAACGAATCTGGACAATTGCAGCAGAAATGGGTCTTTCGTTAAACGAGAATAATGTTAAGGTTGTTGAGAACTAA
- a CDS encoding penicillin-binding protein — translation MYYKNKNINRGAALISLLFTLLFLLLFGRFLTIQASGEVDGNILADQALKFYTKERTVEANRGTIIDRNKSVIAEDTSSYTLVAILNKDAPSHVENPQKTAELLAPLLQMSVNEVYSNLTKDRYQVEFGKNGRDISHTLKNEIDALALPGITFIRDTKRFYPHGVFASHVVGYAEKKVVEQDDSNKKEVITKGVLGLEASLNDYLEEQDGKVVYKSDKSGLPLPNIKPSITPPKNGQTVELTLDEKIQTFLEDSMNNVQEKFAPEKIIGIVANAKTGEILAMGTRPSFDLNTRAGISENWNNDAVFYRFEPGSTMKMFTLAAAIEEGVYNPTEIFQSGSYAVGTDIIRDHNKLGWGKITFEEGFQRSSNVAFSIIAKEKLGLDVLREYLTRFGLDRKTNIDVPGESEPIVNFKYELDKVSTAFGQGTAITPIQQIQAATAIANNGQMMKPYVINRIIDPETKDILVDNKPTVVGEPISSNTASQVRKILGTVLTAPHGTGKPYVIDGYEVAGKTGTAQIPDPEGGYLSGHQNFIFSFLGMAPVDDPELIVYVAVKKPNITIHEPGSLPVSMIFKPVMKNSLQYLNIRPSKQNSNKESEEIDNSIKIKDYRNLSVQATQAELTALGMEPVIIGEGTTVLGQLPKPNSKVIFNEKVLFITESSFIMPDLNGWSLRDVMKLVAITELQPNIIGNGYVTSQNIMPGVEFEKGDYLILDLAPPETIHSGINDVTFEEGEAPMN, via the coding sequence ATGTATTACAAAAATAAAAATATAAACAGAGGAGCAGCGTTAATTAGTTTGTTATTTACTCTGCTCTTTTTGTTGTTATTTGGACGCTTTTTAACGATACAAGCCTCAGGTGAAGTAGATGGTAATATTTTAGCTGATCAGGCTCTTAAGTTTTACACAAAAGAGAGAACTGTTGAAGCTAACCGCGGTACTATTATTGACCGAAATAAAAGTGTAATTGCAGAGGATACTTCATCCTACACACTAGTAGCGATTCTTAACAAAGATGCGCCGTCTCATGTTGAAAATCCACAAAAAACAGCAGAATTACTTGCGCCTTTATTACAAATGAGTGTCAATGAGGTATACTCTAATTTAACAAAGGACAGGTATCAAGTAGAGTTTGGCAAAAACGGACGTGACATAAGTCATACACTAAAAAATGAGATAGACGCTCTTGCTTTGCCAGGCATCACGTTTATACGTGATACTAAACGCTTTTATCCTCACGGAGTTTTTGCATCGCATGTAGTTGGTTATGCTGAGAAAAAGGTAGTAGAACAGGATGACTCGAATAAAAAAGAAGTTATAACAAAGGGTGTTCTTGGTTTAGAAGCCAGTTTAAATGATTATTTGGAGGAACAGGATGGTAAAGTAGTCTACAAAAGTGACAAAAGCGGTCTGCCTTTACCAAATATTAAGCCATCGATTACACCGCCGAAAAATGGTCAAACAGTTGAGTTAACACTGGATGAAAAAATCCAAACATTCCTAGAAGACTCGATGAACAATGTTCAAGAAAAATTTGCACCTGAAAAGATAATTGGTATCGTCGCTAACGCCAAAACAGGTGAAATATTAGCAATGGGTACAAGACCTTCCTTTGACTTGAACACACGAGCTGGAATCTCGGAAAATTGGAATAACGATGCTGTGTTTTATCGATTTGAACCAGGTTCTACTATGAAAATGTTTACATTAGCCGCAGCAATTGAAGAAGGAGTATATAATCCTACGGAAATATTTCAGTCAGGTTCATATGCTGTTGGTACAGATATTATCAGAGATCACAATAAGCTTGGCTGGGGAAAAATTACCTTTGAAGAGGGTTTCCAAAGATCATCCAATGTTGCTTTTTCTATAATAGCTAAAGAAAAGCTAGGGTTAGATGTTTTGAGAGAGTATTTAACGCGGTTCGGCTTAGATCGCAAAACAAATATAGATGTACCTGGTGAATCTGAACCAATTGTCAACTTTAAATATGAACTTGATAAGGTATCAACAGCATTTGGCCAAGGTACCGCAATTACGCCAATACAGCAAATACAGGCTGCTACAGCAATTGCTAATAACGGTCAAATGATGAAGCCTTATGTGATTAATAGAATTATAGACCCTGAAACAAAAGACATTTTAGTAGATAATAAACCTACTGTTGTCGGAGAGCCTATTTCAAGTAACACTGCTAGCCAAGTACGGAAAATACTAGGTACAGTACTGACTGCACCTCATGGAACAGGAAAACCATATGTCATTGATGGATATGAAGTTGCAGGGAAAACTGGTACCGCACAGATACCAGACCCTGAAGGTGGGTACTTGTCAGGGCATCAAAACTTTATCTTCTCATTTTTAGGAATGGCTCCAGTGGATGACCCAGAATTAATAGTATATGTAGCAGTTAAGAAGCCCAACATTACCATTCATGAACCAGGTTCTTTACCTGTTTCAATGATATTTAAGCCAGTTATGAAAAATAGCTTACAGTATTTAAATATACGTCCGTCAAAACAAAACAGTAATAAGGAATCTGAAGAAATAGACAACTCAATAAAAATAAAAGATTATCGCAATTTGTCTGTACAAGCTACACAAGCTGAATTAACTGCGTTAGGAATGGAGCCGGTGATTATTGGTGAGGGTACGACCGTATTAGGACAACTGCCAAAACCGAATTCAAAAGTTATCTTTAATGAGAAGGTACTATTCATAACTGAATCAAGCTTTATCATGCCTGATCTAAATGGTTGGTCCCTTCGTGATGTAATGAAACTTGTCGCGATAACTGAGTTACAACCTAATATCATTGGCAACGGCTACGTCACAAGTCAGAATATCATGCCTGGTGTAGAGTTTGAGAAGGGCGATTATTTAATATTAGATTTGGCTCCGCCCGAGACAATACATTCTGGAATAAATGATGTCACATTTGAGGAAGGTGAAGCACCTATGAATTAG
- a CDS encoding stage V sporulation protein D, giving the protein MRVSNVTVRKRLVIVLLVGFLIFGIIDVRLGYVQFVLGNMLTERAKELWSRNIPFEPERGDITDVNGIPLATNMSAPSVLIVPRQVINPQKTAQQLAAALNMSVEEVYKIITKRASSVYIRPEGIKLSLNKAEEIRALGLDGVYIAQDVKRYYPFGNYLSHVLGFAGIDNQGLMGLELYYDKQLRGEKGYVQFFSDAKGKRMNDMADEYKPPIDGLDLKLTIDSNVQTIIERELDIAEATFNPDGMIAIAMNPNNGEILAMSSRPGFDPTDFQNVPQEVYNRNLPIWSTYEPGSTFKIITLAAALEEGKVNLEKEHFHDSGAVKVAGATLHCWKRGGHGDQTFLEVVQNSCNPGFVELGQRVGEEALFEYIRKFGFGEKTGIDLQGEAKGILFSPDRIGPVELATTAFGQGVSVTPIQQVAAVAAAINGGYLYTPYIAKEWIDPKTGAVVSRNTPQVKRQVISEDTSEQIRYALESVVAQGTGRNAYVEGYRVGGKTGTAQKAVNGRYLENNHIVSFIGFAPADDPQIVVYVAIDNPKKTVQFGGVVAAPIVGNILEDSLRALKVEPRKEQIEKEYMWPDQKLVEVPNLINMSINEIRQQLFTLQLDISGEGKTVIHQAPAPGVKVEEGSVVRVFVGDKNESEKKSQ; this is encoded by the coding sequence ATGCGTGTATCCAATGTTACTGTTAGAAAAAGACTAGTTATTGTATTGTTAGTTGGTTTTTTAATTTTTGGTATCATAGACGTTCGATTAGGTTATGTTCAATTTGTATTAGGGAACATGCTTACAGAACGGGCAAAGGAATTATGGAGTCGAAATATACCATTTGAGCCAGAACGTGGTGATATTACTGATGTCAATGGTATTCCATTGGCAACTAATATGAGTGCTCCATCCGTTCTCATTGTTCCGCGACAAGTGATAAACCCACAAAAGACAGCACAGCAACTTGCTGCAGCATTAAATATGTCTGTTGAAGAAGTATACAAAATAATTACAAAGCGAGCATCGAGTGTGTATATAAGACCTGAGGGCATTAAACTATCATTAAATAAAGCAGAGGAAATTCGCGCTTTAGGTTTAGATGGTGTGTATATTGCTCAAGATGTGAAGAGGTATTATCCTTTCGGTAATTATTTATCTCATGTTCTTGGTTTTGCTGGTATTGATAATCAAGGGCTTATGGGATTAGAGCTATACTATGATAAGCAATTACGTGGTGAGAAAGGCTATGTACAGTTTTTTTCTGATGCAAAAGGGAAGCGGATGAACGATATGGCTGATGAATATAAACCGCCTATTGATGGTTTAGATTTAAAGCTCACTATTGATTCTAATGTTCAAACTATCATTGAGCGTGAGCTTGATATTGCTGAAGCCACATTCAATCCCGATGGTATGATTGCCATTGCAATGAATCCAAATAACGGTGAGATATTGGCAATGTCATCAAGGCCTGGCTTTGATCCAACTGATTTCCAAAACGTTCCACAAGAAGTTTATAATAGAAACCTGCCTATATGGAGTACTTACGAACCAGGTTCTACTTTCAAAATTATTACTTTAGCAGCTGCGCTTGAAGAAGGAAAAGTAAATCTTGAGAAAGAGCATTTTCATGATTCTGGAGCTGTAAAGGTTGCGGGGGCTACGCTACACTGCTGGAAGCGCGGGGGGCATGGTGATCAAACCTTTTTAGAAGTTGTTCAAAATTCATGTAACCCTGGTTTCGTTGAGTTAGGCCAACGAGTTGGCGAGGAGGCGCTTTTTGAATATATAAGAAAGTTTGGTTTCGGAGAAAAAACAGGTATTGATTTACAAGGTGAAGCTAAAGGAATATTATTTTCACCAGATCGTATTGGACCTGTTGAACTAGCTACGACTGCGTTTGGGCAAGGGGTTTCGGTTACGCCTATACAGCAAGTAGCGGCTGTCGCTGCGGCTATTAACGGAGGTTATTTATATACTCCTTATATAGCGAAGGAGTGGATTGACCCAAAAACTGGTGCTGTCGTAAGTAGAAACACTCCTCAAGTAAAACGGCAAGTAATTTCTGAAGATACATCTGAGCAAATTCGATATGCTCTTGAGAGTGTTGTTGCACAAGGGACAGGAAGGAATGCTTATGTGGAAGGGTATCGCGTAGGTGGGAAAACAGGTACAGCGCAAAAAGCTGTTAATGGCCGTTACCTTGAAAATAACCATATTGTGTCATTTATTGGCTTTGCTCCAGCAGATGATCCACAAATAGTTGTGTATGTTGCTATAGATAACCCGAAAAAAACTGTACAGTTTGGTGGGGTCGTCGCAGCACCGATAGTAGGGAATATTTTAGAAGACAGCTTACGTGCATTAAAAGTTGAACCGAGGAAAGAGCAGATTGAAAAAGAGTATATGTGGCCCGATCAAAAACTTGTTGAAGTACCAAACTTAATTAACATGTCCATCAATG